The window ACCATATACTAAAGAAGCTAAAAATAAATATGATTCAAAAAAAGAACTTTTTCCTGATCCATTAGCTCCATATATTGCTGTAACTCTATTAACTTTGAATTTGTTAAAATCTATAAGTTGTTCTGAATGTTCTATATCTGATGAAGCTAACATAGAAAAAACTATCTCATCTTTTATTGACTTAAAATTTGAACATCTATATTCTAAAATCATTTTACTGCCTCCTTCATTATTTTATTTATTACCTTTATTATATATTAATCCGATATTTTTTTCCATTTATTTTATATATTTGCATTTTTTTTGTAAATTATCGGATTAAATTGCAAATACAGAAATATTTATTGACTTTATATTAATCTTATATATTATTTTTACTTTTGTATGTTTATATTTTGGGGTGGTGTTGGCACTTCGTACAATAAAACTGTGGAAGAATAAAGAATTGCGTAGAGCAAGAGAATAGAGAAAAAAAGAGAAGAATGTAATAAAAAAAGAAAAACGGAGGTAAAAAGATAATGAACAAGAAAAAATTATCAGTAGTAATGGCAGGAGCGATGTTAGCGAGTAGTGTAGCGCCAGTGCTAGCAGCGACAGAAAGCACTGCATCTGCAGCAGAATTAGGAATGCTAGTACAGAAAGTTAGAACTCAGTTAACTTCAAAAAGATTTGCAGATGAAACAGATGCAGATAAAACTAGAAATGGTATAGAAGCAGGAAAATCAGTATACTATGTAAAAATAAATGGTGTAACTCAGACTGCTATAGATAATAATACTAAAGCTGGAGATGAAAATGCTTTACAGAATGAATTACAGAAAGCATTCAGTACTTTATCTGCTGGAGCAACTGTAGAAATATGGTCAAAAGGATTTGAAGAAGAAAACGAAAAAGCATATGCAAATGGACTTCAGAAAACTTATACAGCAGATATGTTATCTAAAAAATATGATGTTTCAGGAAGTGTTCAGGAAGAAATAAAAGATGCTTTAACAGGTGAAAATTCAGCTACTAACAAATCTTTAATAGATTTAGATACTACTAATATAGGAAAGAACTTAGTTTATACACCAGCATCAGGAGTTAATCCTGCTAAAATAACACTTACATTTGAAGGAAATCTTGGAGATTCAGGTGCTAAAACTTTTGTTATAAAAGAAGGAGATTCTATATTAGATTTCACTAAATATCTAGATAAAACAAATACTCCTAATGTATTAGTAACTACAAATGGATCTTCTACAGATCACGCTGATATATACGGTTTTGCTAAAAAAGCAGAAAAAGATCTTTCTTATACAGCTGATTACAAAGAAGAAAAAGTTGAAACAATAAAAATAGAAGGTGGATTAAATGCATATAAAACATCAGATTTATATGATGGATTAATGCTTACAACTGTTGGACATGATGTTCTTTCTAAAATAGTAGAAGCAGAAGCAAACACTACAAATGCAACTGACCACTCTTATACTGCATCAAATGTTAAATTTGAAGATGCTAGTGGTAAAAAAATATCAGATGCAGGTTATGTATTAGATAAAAATACTGATGGAACATATACTTTCAAAGTATCAGTTAAAGATGATAAATTTACAACAGGTAAATTTACAACTTACAGAGTAACAGGAGATAAAGAAGATACTCAGACTTTATTAAAATGGTTATACACTCAGGATCCAAAAGTAGATTTATTAGCTGGTGACAATAGATATGAAACAGCAGTACAGATAGCTAAGGAACAGGCTAAATTAGCAACTGTACCTACAACAGCTGCTAATATAGTATTAGTTAATGGTAATTCATTAGTAGATGGATTATCTGCATCACCTCTAGCTGCATCATTATCAAATGGAAGTAACAATAATGCTCCTATATTATTAACAGAAGCAGATAAATTACCAAAAGCAACAAAAGATTATTTAAAAGAATTATTAGCTGGACATACTGTAGGAACTTTAAATACTACAATACACTTAGTAGGTGGAACAACTGTATTATCAAGAAGTTTAGAAAAAGAATTAAAATCTCTAGGATTTACTGTTGTAAGACATGGTGGATCAAATAGAGAAGAAACATCAATGGAAGTAGCTGAAGCTATAGGTTCTTCTAAAATTACAGATAAAGTATTCGTAGTAGGTGCAAATGGAGAAGCAGATGCAATGTCAATAGCTCCAGTAGCTTCAACAAAAGAAACAGGAAAAGTAACTCCAATAATAGTATCTAAAAATGGTGGTTTATCATCAGATGCAATAGATTCATTAACTGATAAAAAAGTTACTGTACTTGGTGGAGAAAAAGCAGTATCAGCTTCTGACTATGCAGAAATAGAAGAAGTAACTAAAGACAATGGTGCTTTAAGAAGAATAGCTGGTGCAAATAGAAAAGAAACAAACGCAGCTATAATAAATGAATTCTATGCAGGTAATTTTGGAAACAATGCTATAGGAAATTCTGCTAAAAAAGTAGTGATAGCAAAAGATGATGTATTAGTAGATGCATTAACAGCAGCAAACTTAGCAGCTCAGAACAATGCACCAATAGTATTAGCTACAAATAGTTTATCAGATGGACAGATAAATGCATTAGAATTAAATGCAAAAACAGCTAAAAACTTATATCAGGTAGGTTTAGGTGTAAATCCATCAGTAGTTAAAACTGTAGCTCAGAGATTAGGATTAGTAAAATAATTAAAAGTAAATAATAACATTTACATACATAAAGGCGAGGGATTTATCTCTCGTCTTTTCTTTTTACAAAAACTAAAAAAGACAAAAATAGGCTTGCTTTGTAAGTCTATTTTTGTTAATATTTTCTATGTGAACATATGTTCCGCGTTGTACTTTTGGGCTCTAAAAATCACAAAGTACAAACTATTTATTTTGAAACAAGATAATTGATATGATATTATAATTATAGAGTATATAAATAGAAAGGTGATAAAAATGTTTGGGATGTATAATGTATTAGATATTGCACAATATATTATCAGAAGGTGTAATGAACAAAATCAGCCTATTAGTAATTTGAGATTACAAAAGATACTGTATTTTGTTCAGGCTGAGTTTTTAGTTTCAAAGGGAGAACCATGCTTTAATGAAAGAATAGAAGCCTGGGCTTTTGGTCCTGTTGTACCTGAAGTATATCATAGATATAAAGGATATGGTGCAGCAAGTATTCCTTTTGTTACAACATCACCTTTTATAAGATTATTATGCGAAGAAGATCAAAATTTAATTGATGGAGTAATTGATGAAACTTCTAAATATTCTGTTACAACATTAGTTGAGATAACTCACAATCAAACTCCATGGATAAATGCTTATAGGTTAGGCTTTAATTGCCCAATAACAAATGAAAGTATAAAAGCTTTTTTTGAGGAGGATTAATTAATGGCTATTAACATTGTAAAAGTTGAAAATGAAGATAGTAAACCAAATGAAAAATTTTATGAACAAGATAAAAATATTGCAAATATTTATACTATGCAAAAGAATATCAATATAATTTGTAATAAATTATTAGAAGATGATTTTGAATTAGAAGAAACATCAGAGCTTTTTATTGATTATATAAAAAAATACAACAGAATATTATATTCTTCATTTAGTAATCTAATTTATGCATATTTTGAAAAAAATAATTCAGAAGTTGCAAATCAAAAGATAGGAACTATGTTGGCAAATGTAGAAAATTTAATAGAATACTTTGAATCATTTAATTATGATGAAGAAAATAAAAAATATTATGAAGATGCACGAAAAGCTTCTATTAAGATATGGGATCATATAAATTTAGCACAACAACAGTATAGTATGTTAAAAATGAGTGATGAAGAATATAAGTCAAAAATAAGTAAAAATTTAGAACCTTTTAAAAATGCTTTATCAAATGAATTGAACTCACAGTTGCTTACAATGATAGGTATTTTTACATCACTAGCATTCTTATTATTTGGTGGAATAAGTTCATTAGAAAATTTATTTGACAATAGTAATATGCCAACGCTTAAATTTATGATAGTAGGTTCAATTTGGGGACTTTGTTTGATAAATTTATTATTTGTTTTTATATTTTGTATAAACAAAATGATCAACTCAAAACCTAGTTATACTGAAGATGTTTTTGCATTCTTTCAAAGATATGCAATTGTATTTTGGAGCGATTTTGTACTAATTTCTATTTTGATATGTTCACTTTGGGCATATTATTTGCAGAAAAAAAATTCTTATCTGTGGATTGATAATATTATTTTAGGGAAAGAACCTCTGTATACCGCTTTATTACTGATTGCTATCTTGATAAGTGGATCTATTTTATTTCACTTTACAGGAGGAAAGAAAAAAGAAGAAAAACAGAGGTAAAAAAAATAATAAGCAAAAAAATTTAATAATTTACATACGAAAAGACGAGGGATTATTTATCTCGTCTTTTGTATTACATAGGTATTTAATTAAGTCTACAAGTTTAAAGAACAAATGTTCTTAAATATTAAATTTTACACTCTAAAAACAATCATTGAAATCATTTGCATAGCTTTTATACCTTCCTCAGTTTTGCAATCAGAAATATCAAAAGTTCCTAATTCAGTAGTGTCAATTATTAAGCTATCAATAGTTTTTTCAACGTTATTTTTTATTTTTAAGATTACATTTATATCATTTTCTATATCAGCTAGGTGTTTATTTGCATCTTTTGATTTTTCTTTTATTTTAGCTACTTCATCTTTTATAAAATACCTTATTGATTTCTTCCCAAGCTTTAAATATCTCTTTAAGCTTTTTACACACTTCAGAAGTTTGTTTTGCCCAATCTTTCATAGTAGAAATCATAAGTTCTATCTTCAATCTATTTTCATCTTTACTA of the uncultured Fusobacterium sp. genome contains:
- a CDS encoding Panacea domain-containing protein, translated to MFGMYNVLDIAQYIIRRCNEQNQPISNLRLQKILYFVQAEFLVSKGEPCFNERIEAWAFGPVVPEVYHRYKGYGAASIPFVTTSPFIRLLCEEDQNLIDGVIDETSKYSVTTLVEITHNQTPWINAYRLGFNCPITNESIKAFFEED
- a CDS encoding cell wall-binding repeat-containing protein codes for the protein MNKKKLSVVMAGAMLASSVAPVLAATESTASAAELGMLVQKVRTQLTSKRFADETDADKTRNGIEAGKSVYYVKINGVTQTAIDNNTKAGDENALQNELQKAFSTLSAGATVEIWSKGFEEENEKAYANGLQKTYTADMLSKKYDVSGSVQEEIKDALTGENSATNKSLIDLDTTNIGKNLVYTPASGVNPAKITLTFEGNLGDSGAKTFVIKEGDSILDFTKYLDKTNTPNVLVTTNGSSTDHADIYGFAKKAEKDLSYTADYKEEKVETIKIEGGLNAYKTSDLYDGLMLTTVGHDVLSKIVEAEANTTNATDHSYTASNVKFEDASGKKISDAGYVLDKNTDGTYTFKVSVKDDKFTTGKFTTYRVTGDKEDTQTLLKWLYTQDPKVDLLAGDNRYETAVQIAKEQAKLATVPTTAANIVLVNGNSLVDGLSASPLAASLSNGSNNNAPILLTEADKLPKATKDYLKELLAGHTVGTLNTTIHLVGGTTVLSRSLEKELKSLGFTVVRHGGSNREETSMEVAEAIGSSKITDKVFVVGANGEADAMSIAPVASTKETGKVTPIIVSKNGGLSSDAIDSLTDKKVTVLGGEKAVSASDYAEIEEVTKDNGALRRIAGANRKETNAAIINEFYAGNFGNNAIGNSAKKVVIAKDDVLVDALTAANLAAQNNAPIVLATNSLSDGQINALELNAKTAKNLYQVGLGVNPSVVKTVAQRLGLVK